Part of the Kamptonema formosum PCC 6407 genome, TTGTAAAGCGGTGAATCTTGACTAACTCCGGCAATTTATCCCTGAGTAAATTCCAAAACTGTAACTCTGGATTAGTCTCCGGCGGGCTGAGGTGCATTAGCAGGGGAACTTCGCGGACTTCAGGAAGTAGTAAATCTTCATTGAGCCATATTTCTAGGGGTTTATTAATTTGGTCGTTCATTTTTTTTTCTCTTACTATAATCCCTGTTTATTCTCAACTATAATTTAGCCCCAATCTAGGCGGGCGGGGTACTTTCCCCGCCACAACTGATTATACCCTTTCCTCAATTACCTGGTCAATGAGACCATATTCTTTCGCTTCCGCAGCAGACATGAAATAATCGCGATCGGTATCCTTCTGAATTTTTTCCAAAGTTTGACCCGTCCGCTTAGCTAACATTTCATTGAGTTGTTGTCGCACTCTCAAAATTTCCTTAGCTTCAATTTGAATGTCTGTTGCTTGGCCGCGCGTACCGCCAAGAGGCTGGTGGATCATAATCCGTGCGTGAGGCAAAGCCAACCGCTTACCCTTAGTCCCTGCTGCTAATAGGAAAGCTCCCATTGAAGCTGCTTGACCAACGCACATAGTAACCACTTCAGATTTAATGTACTGCATGGTATCAAAAATAGCCATGCCAGCAGTAACAGAACCCCCCGGTGAATTGATATAGATAAAGATCGGCTTAGTAGAATCATCAGAATCTAGGTATAGCAAATACGCAACAATTCGATTAGCCAAACCATCCGTTACTTCTTGACCCAGAAAGATAATTCGTTCCTGACTGAGACGAGTGTAAATATCAATCCACCGCTCATAGGTACTACCGGGGAGACGGTATGGGACACTAGGGACACCAATAGGCATAGGACTCTACTCGTTTTATGAGGGTGAACAAAATTTACTTGAGAGCAGCCAAAGGTTTAGGCAAGTCTTTGCTACTTTCTAAAACGCGGTCTAGCAGACCGTATTCTTTGGCCTCAGCCGGTGTCAGATAAAACATTCGATCCATGTCTTTGGCTATCTTCTCTACAGTTTGACCAGTATTTTTAGCGAAGATTTCCACAACAGTTCTCTTGTTTAACAAGACTTCTTGAGCCATGATTTGGATGTCAGTAGCTTGACCTCTGCCACCAGTTTTAGATTGGTTCAAAACTATAGTAGCGTGAGGCAAGCTTGCCCGGAATCCTTTGGTACCTGCTGACAGAATCATAGCTGCCGTTCCCATCGCCTGACCAATACAAATTGTATGAACAGGAGGCTTGATGTAACTCATAGTATCGCAGATAGCAAAGGCTTCAGTTTCCAAGCCAATTGCATAGCCCTCATCTCCCCAAGAAGTACCACTGGAGTTGATGTAAAAATAGATCGGCTTTTCGGGGTCGTCAAATTGCAAATAGAGCAGTTGAGCAATAATTAGCTCAGTGACATCTATGCCGACATTCCGTTTAATCTCATCTGAGGAAAACAGGGGCATCCCCAGATAGACAATCCGTTCCTTCAACAACAGCGATTCTAAATCCGGCGGGGGCGTGCGGTAGTTCGCATCCCCATAGTAAGACGATTGCATAGCTTTAATGGGTGAGTTGATACGGAGTTGTCGGTAGAGCTGGTGGAGCTATCCTTAAAGAAATAGTAGCGTAATCTTAGCCTTTAGGCGATGGGTTTCCGTTTTGGAGGTCTTTATGAAAGTTAGTTTACAGTCCGCTCTCAATGATGCCAACCTCGATGCAGCAGTGCCCTCGACGCAGCGTCAGCTATCCATTTCGATTTCTGCCTCCGCCGCTGCGATCGATCGCAGCGTACCCTTAAATCTGTGCCTGATCCTTGACCACAGCGGTTCTATGGGTGGCAGACCCCTCGATACTGTCAAACAGGCGGCTGGCCGACTGGTGGATAGATTGAAACCAGGCGATCGCTTATCGGTGATCGCTTTCGATCACAAAGCTAAAGTTATTGTCCCCAACCAATTTATTGACGACCCCGGTAGTATTAAAAAGCAAATTGACAAGTTAAGATCCTCCGGTGGCACAGCAATTGATGAGGGATTAAAACTGGGAATTGAGGAAATGGGTAAGGGCAAATCAGAAACGGTTTCCCAAGCTTTTTTATTGACTGATGGTGAAAACGAACACGGCGACAACAATCGCTGTTTGAAATTAGCAAAACTAGCTGCTGACTACAATATGACGCTGAATTCGCTAGGGTTTGGCGATGACTGGAATCAAGATATTTTAGAAAAAATTGCCGATGCAGCGGGCGGTACTCTTGCTTATATTCAGCGTCCCGAACAAGCAATAGACGAATTTAGCCGCCTGTTTACCCGCCTTCAATCTGTAGGGCTTACTAATGCTTATTTACTATTTTCTCTATTGCCAAAGGTGCGGTTAGCGGAACTAAAACCGATTGCTCAAGTTGCCCCGGATACGATCGAGTTACCAGTCCAGAAAGAAGGCGATCGCTTGATAGTACGATTGGGAGATTTAATGAAGGATGTAGAGCGAGTAGTCTTGGCTAATCTTTATATTGGACAATTGCCAGAAGGTAGGCAAGCGATCGCGCACTTGCAAGTCCGCTATGATGACCCAGCCATTGGTGAAGCTTTACTATCCGATCCCATAGCAGTTGAAGCTAATATTATGAGAGCTTATCAGCCAGCACCCAACCAACAGGTACAGCAACATATTTTTGCCTTAGCCAAATATCGACAAACTCAAATAGCTGAAACAAAATTGCAGCAAGGCGATCGCGCTGGTGCAGCTACGATGCTACAAACTGCGGCTAAAACAGCTTTACAAATGGGCGATAAAAGTGCAGCCACAGTATTGCAAACTTCTGCTACTCGCTTGCAGTCTGGAGAGGAATTATCGGAAAGTGAGAAGAAGAAAACTCGGATTGTTTCTAAAA contains:
- a CDS encoding ATP-dependent Clp protease proteolytic subunit is translated as MPIGVPSVPYRLPGSTYERWIDIYTRLSQERIIFLGQEVTDGLANRIVAYLLYLDSDDSTKPIFIYINSPGGSVTAGMAIFDTMQYIKSEVVTMCVGQAASMGAFLLAAGTKGKRLALPHARIMIHQPLGGTRGQATDIQIEAKEILRVRQQLNEMLAKRTGQTLEKIQKDTDRDYFMSAAEAKEYGLIDQVIEERV
- a CDS encoding ATP-dependent Clp protease proteolytic subunit; the encoded protein is MQSSYYGDANYRTPPPDLESLLLKERIVYLGMPLFSSDEIKRNVGIDVTELIIAQLLYLQFDDPEKPIYFYINSSGTSWGDEGYAIGLETEAFAICDTMSYIKPPVHTICIGQAMGTAAMILSAGTKGFRASLPHATIVLNQSKTGGRGQATDIQIMAQEVLLNKRTVVEIFAKNTGQTVEKIAKDMDRMFYLTPAEAKEYGLLDRVLESSKDLPKPLAALK
- a CDS encoding vWA domain-containing protein; protein product: MKVSLQSALNDANLDAAVPSTQRQLSISISASAAAIDRSVPLNLCLILDHSGSMGGRPLDTVKQAAGRLVDRLKPGDRLSVIAFDHKAKVIVPNQFIDDPGSIKKQIDKLRSSGGTAIDEGLKLGIEEMGKGKSETVSQAFLLTDGENEHGDNNRCLKLAKLAADYNMTLNSLGFGDDWNQDILEKIADAAGGTLAYIQRPEQAIDEFSRLFTRLQSVGLTNAYLLFSLLPKVRLAELKPIAQVAPDTIELPVQKEGDRLIVRLGDLMKDVERVVLANLYIGQLPEGRQAIAHLQVRYDDPAIGEALLSDPIAVEANIMRAYQPAPNQQVQQHIFALAKYRQTQIAETKLQQGDRAGAATMLQTAAKTALQMGDKSAATVLQTSATRLQSGEELSESEKKKTRIVSKTILK